From the Yoonia rosea genome, the window CTCTTCGGCGCGCGCCGACAGCATGATGATCGGGATCGCGCGGGTCTCATGGCTGATCTTCAGCCGCCGGCACACCTCGATCCCTGACAGATTTGGCATCATCCAGTCCAGAACGATGACATCCGGCGCATCTTCGGCGACACAAAGCAGACCCTCTTCGCCGTTTTCGGCGCGGGTCACGCGAAACCCTTCTGCTTCCAGATTATAGCCCAAGACCTCGCGCTGAGCGGCTTCGTCTTCGACAACCAAAACATGGGGATGTTGGGTCATTGGTTTAGCCCGGATCTGTCACATAAGCTGTTTTGTCACTTTTCGGCCGCGCCTCTTCCGGCATTTCACCGGTCACCAGATAGATGACCTGTTCGGCCATATTCGTGGTCAGATCGCCCATGCGCTCGATATTTTTTGCCATGAAATGCAGATGCATGCAGGGCGTAATATTGCGCGGGTCTTCCATCATGAATGTCAGAAACTCGCGGAAGAGCGCGTTATACATCTGATCCACTTCCTGATCGCGCTGGCGCACGTCCTCGGCCAGTTCCGCATCCCCGCGCAAATAGGCATCCAGCGTGTCCTTGAGCATCTGCTCAACCTCGCGCGCCATGCGCCGCAGGGCCGCGTCAGACCCGTTGACCGAGTTCATTTCGACAAGCACGCTTGTGCGTTTGGCGATATTCTTGGCGTAGTCGCCGATCCGCTCAAGCGATGCCGCAAGGCGAAGCACTGTAAGAACGGAGCGTAAGTCTTTGGAAACAGGGGCGCGCAGGGCAATGGTACGTGCGGCCTCGTCATTGATCTGGATCTCCAGCGCATCAATGCTCTTGTCGCCTTCGCGCACTTCTTCAGCCAGTTCGGTGTCACGGTCCGAAAGGGATTTGACCGCCTTGAGGATTGCCTCTTCAACCTGACCACCCATCTGCATGATCAGCGTGGTTATCCCTTCGAGATCACGGTCATAGGCCGACGAAATATGATCGTTCATAGCGGTGTCTCCTTACCCGATCCGGCCGGAAATATAGCTTTCCGTCCGCGGGTCTTGCGGGTTGGTAAAAATCTTGTCGGTGTCATCGTATTCGACCAAGTTACCAAGGTGGAAAAACGCGGTTTTCTGGCTTACACGGGCGGCCTGTTGCATCGAGTGGGTGACGATCACCACCGAATAGCTCTGGCGGAGCTCGTCGATCAGTTCCTCGACCTGCGCTGTGGCAATCGGGTCGAGCGCAGAACATGGCTCGTCCATCAGCAACACCTCGGGCGCAGTCGCGATGGCGCGCGCGATGCAAAGGCGCTGCTGCTGACCACCTGACAGGCCGGTGCCGGGCTTATCAAGCCGGTCCTTGGCCTCTTCCCAAAGGGCGGCCTTGCGCAGGGATTTTTCGACAATCACGTCCAGATCAGCCTTGTTGCGGGCCAGACCGTGGATCTTCGGGCCGTAAGCCACATTATCATAGATCGACTTCGGGAACGGGTTCGGTTTTTGAAACACCATGCCGACCTTGGCACGCAGCTGTACGGGATCAATGCGCGGGTCATAGATGTCTTCGCCGTCAATCAGGATGTCGCCCGATACTCGTGCGATATCAATGGTGTCGTTCATCCGGTTGAGACAGCGCAGGAAGGTCGATTTCCCGCAACCTGACGGGCCGATAAATGCTGTGACAGTATTGTCGGCGATCTCGACACTGACATCCTTGATGGCATGTGTTTCGCCGTAATAGACTTGTACGCCGCGGGCGCTGATCTTGGAATCTTGCATCGTGCTCATCTTTCGGTCCACTGGTATCATATCTTTCATATCTGGGCTCCTACCAACGGCGCTCGAATTTGCGGCGCAGGATGATTGCGATGATGTTCATGGTCAGCAGGAAGATCATCAAGATGATAATCCCACCCCATGCTTTTTCAAAGAAGGCTTCGTCCGACCGGGCAGCCCAGGTGTAGATCTGCGCCGGCATCGCCGAGTTCGGATCAAGCAGGCCAGAAACCAACCCGTCAGGGTATTCACGCGCTACGTAACCCACCATACCGATCAGCAAGAGCGGGGCGGTTTCACCCAATGCCTGCGCCAGCCCGATGATCGTGCCGGTCAGGATACCAGGCATGGCTAGCGGCAGCACATGGTGAAAGACCGATTGCATCTTCGATGCCCCTACCCCCAGTGCCGCATCGCGGATGGATGGCGGGACAGATTTCAACGACGCCCGCGTCGAGATCACGATTGTCGGCAACGTCATCAGCGTGAGCACAAGGCCACCGACCAGTGGCGCCGACTGCGGCAGATGCGCAAACTGGATAAATACGGCCAGCCCGAGAATACCGAACACGATGGACGGGACCGCCGCAAGGTTCGAGATATTCACCTCGATCAGGTCGGTCCAGCGGTTCTTTGGTGCAAACTCTTCCAGATAGATCGACGCGGCAACGCCGATGGGCAGCGACAAGAGCAGAACAACCATCATCATAAAGAAAGACCCGATGACCGATGCGCCTATCCCTGCGCCGCCGGGGTTATCAACACCGGTGTCCGTGCCGGTAATGAAATTCCAGTCAAATGCACTTCCGATGATGCCCGCATCGACCAGTGCATCAACCAAATCAAGGTCGGCAACTTCTAAAAAGCGCCCGTCAACAACCATGTCTCGGGTCAGTTGGCCCTGCAAATAGCGGTCAACGCGGCTGGCCGCCGAAAGTTCAAAATCAACAGGTTGCCCGATCTGGTCGGGGTTTTCGCGATAGTATGTGCGCAGGTCACCGCCGACCTTACCCATCACACGCTCGATCGTATCGCCATCAAAATCCACGTCCATCCCACGCTCTTGCAGCGTCCGGGTGACGTCGTTCACAAAAAACTCTGTGTAGGCCGCGGTCTTGAGCATCTTGCTCTCGGCCTCGTCGAATTGTTCCTGTGTCAGCGTAAATTCAACATTCACAACCGTTTGCGTAAAGGCGGGCAGACCGCTGCGCAGGATCGAGACGACCAGGAAAATCAGGAAAACCAGACCAACGATGATGGCCAGCAGCCCGTACATCTTGAACCGTGCCTCGGCCGCGTTGCGTTTCTTCATCAACGGGCTTTCGGAGAGCAGCGATCCATGCGCGGCCGGTGCGGCTTTCCCACCGGACATATCTGTTGCGGCGTCGGTCATTCGTACTGCTCCCGGTACTTGCGGACGATGTAGAGGGCAAAGACGTTCAACCCGAGGGTCACGACAAACAGGCTGATCCCGAGGGCGAAGGCCACCAGCGCCACAGGCGAGGAAAAGTCGCTATCGCCGGTCAGCTGGCTGACGATTTTTGCCGTCACGGTTGTCATGGCATCAAAGGGGTTCATCGACAGACGCGCCGCAGCACCCGCCCCCAGCACCACGATCATCGTTTCCCCGATGGCCCGAGATGCGGCAAGCAGGATCGCACCCACAATACCGGGCAGCGCGGCGGGAATGATTACCTGACGCACGGTTTCGGAATGAGTCGCGCCAAGCCCGAGCGAGCCGTCGCGCATGGCTTGCGGCACAGCATTGATGATGTCATCCGACAAAGAACTGACAAAAGGGATCAGCATCATGCCCATCACAAGGCCTGCGGTCATTACGGCGGTACCGCCGGACATCCAGTTGACCCCCAACATCCCGCCTTCGCCAAAAACATCTACCAGCAGCGGCCCGACCGTCAGCAGTGCAAACAGACCGTAAACGATGGTCGGGATACCGGCCAGCACCTCGAGCATCGGTTTGGCCACGGCCCGCACCGACTTGGAGGCATATTCTGACAGGTAAATGGCCGCGAAAAGCCCGATCGGCACGGCGACGAGAAGTGCAATGAACGAAATGTAGAGCGTGCCCCACAGCAGAGGCAATATCCCCAACTGGGATGACTGGCCGCGCCCTGAAAAACTGGGCGACCAGTTCAGACCAAAGAAGAAGTCGGCGGCCGGATAGAGCTTGAAGAACTCATAGGTGTTGAAGATCAACGACAGGACAATGCCGACCGTTGTCAGGATCGCGATAGATGCGGCAAGGATCAGAACCGTCAAAATACCCTTTTCAACAACGTTGCGCGCGCGGTAGTCCCGCGTGATGACGCGCCATGTCAAGACAAGACCGCCCAAGGCGATCGCGATCACAGCAATGGTCTTGAGCCAGTTGCCCGTCCACGCCATCTCTCTGTAACGCTGCGCTGCCTGCAACGTCTCCGCGCTGACACCTGACCCAAGCGCCACCCCCACTTCGGCAAGTCGCTCGCGCACATCGGTGAAATCCGTCTGCATATCGGATGCGGCCTGTTCGGTCATGGCGCCTCGGGCCACAGCCACATCAAGCCCTTCGGCAACGCGGCGCACATCCGACATGATCAGGCCAAGCGAGCTGCCTTCTGCGATTGCCTCTTGGTCGATCATCCCCGAGACCGAATTGTTGATTATGAAAGGCTGCACGATCAGCCAGACAGCCAAGGCCACTGCGGCAGGGACAACAGCATTCAGCGCCGTGTTGGCGCCATAATAGTTGGGGAGCGAATGCAGATTGCGGCGGTCACCTTCGGCCGCGGCCATTGCACGGGCGCGCCCTGCAAAAAACCCGAGCACGCCAAGCACAGAAATGACCAGCAGGATCAGAGTGTTCGCCATTGATTGCCCCTTTTGCAGCGTTTCATCCACAAGCCCCGCAAGGCTTTGAGGACCGGATAAATGCTACAACCGCATATTGAAAGGAATTGTTCGGCCCCGGCGCGAAGCCGGGACCGAACAGAGCCGTATGGCTCTTAGTTCATTGTCACGTTGTTCATGACAGCCTGTTGTGTCGCAGCGAGCTCTGGGTCGGACACCAGACCGTAGGCCGCCAAAGGACCGGATGGACCCGCAACTTCGTCAGAGATGAAGAAGTTTGCGAATTCCTGCAGGCCGGGGATCACACCGATATGTGCCGCCTTGATGTAGAAATACAGCGGGCGCGATACAGGGTAGACGCCTGCAGCGATTGTCTCGGTTGTTGGCTCAACACCGGACATTGTTGCCACTTTCAGCTTGTCTGTGTTGTTCTCGTAGAACGCCAGACCGAACACGCCGATGCCATTGGTGTTTGCGGCAATACGCGCCAGTGTTTCTGTATAGTCGCCGTCAATGTCGACAGACCGACCGTCTGTGCGGACAGCCAGACATGCATCTTCTGCGTCATCTTCGGACATACCGCCAGCGATCATGGCTTCCATTGCACCCGTGGCTTCGCAGCCAGCGGCGATCACTTGCTCTTCGAACACTTCGCGTGTGCCGTGCTTGGTGCCCGGGATAAACGCCAGAATGTCTGCATCTGGCAGATCAGCGTTGAAGTCGGACCATTTTGTGTGCGGGTTCTCAACCAGCGCGCCGTCAACCATGACCATGGGCGCCAGCGCGTTGAAGATGTCGGAAGGCTCGAATGCAGTGAATGCAGGACCGTCGATTTGCGATGCAAAGACGATGCCGTCATACCCGATGCGGACTTCGATGATGTCTGTCACACCGGCTTCGGCGCAGGCCGCAATCTCGTTCTCCCGAATGGCACGCGATGCATTTGCAATGTCGATGGTGTTTTCGCCGACACCTTCGCAGAAGCGCGCGAGACCCGCAGAAGAACCGCCGGATTCGACGACAGGTGCCGGAAAGTCAAAGTTGTCGCCGAATGCTTCGGCAACGATGGATGCATAGGGCAGCACTGTGGAAGACCCCGCAACCTGCACGTTGTCACGTGCAAAAGAAGTTGTGGCAGTAAGGGCAATCGCCGCGGTCGTCGCGGTCAGCTTCATGAGAGACATAAAAACACTCCTGTCTGTCAGGTTTCGGTGAAGCGCGAGCCGCCCCACCATCGCGGCCCGTCTATGCCGCCTTCCCGAAGCTTTTGTGACACTTATGTAAAAGTTTTATGACAGTCGGGCCGTTGGCAGAAAAACTGACACAGTGGTCCCCTCTCCCAGCTGGCTTTCGATCGTCATGCGCCCGCGATGCCGGTTGATGATGTGTTTGACAATCGCAAGCCCGAGACCGGTGCCGCCCACCTCGCGCGACCTGTGGTTATCAACGCGGTAGAATCGTTCGGTCAAGCGCGCCAGATGATGTTCGGCAATGCCCTCGCCTTTGTCTGTCACTGTGATTTGGACCGCTTCCGCGCGCAAGCGCTGGTGCATGGTGCGCGGCATCAGCGCCACCCTTACCTCTTTTCCGGTCGCCCCGTATTTGATCGCGTTCTCCACCAGATTGGTAAACACCTGCACCAACTGCCCCGCATCACCCGGAACGGTTTCTTCGCCTGCAACCAGAGCAAGGGCAACCGAAACACCCGCCGCCGCTGCCTGCGGTTCTAACCCCTTGATCACCGAGGCCAGCAATGCGCCCAGTTCCACCTTTTCGCGGGGCCGGACCCGTTCATCCTCTTCCACGCGGGTCAGTGACATCAGATCATCCACGAGCCTGCGCATCCGGTTCGCTTCATGTGCCATGATGTCCAGAAACCGCGTCCTCGCGACCGGATCATCCTTTGCCGCCCCATTCAATGTTTCAATAAAGCCCAGCAAGGCGGTCAGGGGCGTACGCAACTCATGGCTGACATTGGCCACAAAATCGCGGCGCATCTGACCCGCCTCTTCCGAGGCTGTCTGATCTTCAAATGTCAAAACAATATCCCTTTGCGCCGCGGCAACACTCACTTTGTAGATCACGTCCTTGGACCCTGATCGTCCGGTATAGCGGACGGATGCGCCCTCACCGGTCCGCCGTGTCTCGGCAATGGCGGCAAGGACCGCTGGTTGTCGCAGAGCGGTGATATAGTGCTTTCCCAACAGGTCCGGCCCAAGAATCACATCGACCGTCGCGTTTGATGCGCGCACGCGCTCATCCTGGCCGATCACCAGGACCGGCATTGGAAAGGCTTGGATGATGGAAACAATTTGTTCGAGCGTCATGCGTTTTTCCTAAAGCGTTTCAATGAAGTCGGAAAGCCTGAGACAACATGCCTCACCAAAGTAGCAGATTTGGCGCAATCGTGAGTTGAAACACCGATTAAAAATTTCATAGTGGGAGTTACTATTTCTCATTACGTGACATGGTTTATGAATGCAAAATTCTGCACGGCATCCATCCGCTGTCTTTCCCGCACCTGAGTTAGCGTCGGCTGATCGGATATTAGTGATCGGAAATCTGTCGCGATGGAGCGCCGAGGGCCGCAGTGTCGTCCCGTTTGAGAATGTACAATTTATTGATCCATCTCGTTTAACGGCCGAACTGCTTGATGCAGTGAATCCAGATTTGATCCTGTCACCTCTTTGGGGGGACGCGTTTGATGTGATTGACGTGGCGCAGCAGTTGGTCGGATTGGGCTATCAAGGCCGGTATCGTGCCATTAGCGAAAATATGCCGGATGTCGCCATGATCCTCAAAGAAGTCCGCACGCAAGCTGAGGGGCTCGACTTCGACCTGTTGTCGCTGCCGCCACCCTGTCAGAAATAGTCAGGACAGTTGCTTGAGGTCACGCCGGAAGCGCGCGGCGTTTTCCTGATAATGCAGGGCCGATAACCGCAGTCCGGCAATCGCCTCGGCGTCCAGTTCCCGCACGACTTTGCCCGGGGCACCCATCACAAGGCTGCCATCGGGGATCACTTTGTTTTCCGTAATCAACGCACCTGCACCAATCAGGCAGTTGCGGCCTATGACGGCCCCGTTCAGGATCGTGGCACCCATACCGATCAGGGTGTTTTCCCCGATCACACAGCCGTGCAGCATGACCTTATGGCCGATGGTACAGCCAGGCCCAATTATAAGCGGAGATCCCATATCGGTGTGCATCACGGTATTTTCCTGCACATTGGTCCCTGCACCCACTGTGATCCGCTCATTATCACCGCGCAGGGTGCTGCCGAACCAAACGGAGGTCTTTTCTTCCAGCACAATGTCGCCAATCAAGTGACAACCCGGCGCGACCCAGGCATCATCCGCGATCTGTGGGGCGATTTCACCCAAAGCGTAAAGGCTCATGATCTTTCTCCAAATTCGGTCTGCAAGGTGCGCACATGATCCACCAATTGCGGTTGCTGAGAGCGGCGCAGACGCTCGGCGCTGATGATCGTCTTGAGCTGCTCTTCGGTCTTGTCCAGATCATCATTCACAAGGACATAGTCATAGCCGTCCCAATGGCTGATCTCGTCCCAGCTTTTCTGCATCCGGCCTTCAATCACCTCGGGTGTATCCTGACCACGGCTGACAAGACGCCGGTGAAGTTCTGTAATGGATGGGGGCAGGATAAAGATCGACAGGACATGTTCCTGCAACGATGAGTTGCTGATCTGCTGTGCGCCCTGCCAGTCGATGTCGAACAGCACATCGCGCCCGCTGTCGATGGCCGCTTTCACTGGGGCCTTGGGCGATCCGTAGTAGTTCCCGAAAACCCGCGCATGTTCGAGCATCTCTTGGGCGGCAACCTGCGCCTGAAACTCGGGCACCGAGACAAAGAAATAATCTTTGCCGTTCTCCTCACCCTCACGCGGCGCGCGTGTTGTGGCCGACACCGAAAACCGCAGTGTGTCATCCCACGCCCGCAGCCGGCCTGCCAGCGTGGATTTCCCAGCCCCCGAGGGTGACGACAGGATGATCAATAGGCCGCGTCGGGTCATGTCTTACTCCACATTCTGTATCTGCTCGCGCATCTGGTCGATCACTGCCTTGAGATCAAGGCCGATGGCCGTCAGCGGTGCTGCCTGCGCTTTGGCGCAAAGTGTATTGGCTTCACGGTTGAATTCCTGTGCCAGAAAATCAAGCTTCCGGCCCGCAGGTTTGGGTTCGTCCAAGAGTGCCCGCGCCGCTGCAACATGCGCTTTCAGGCGGTCGATTTCCTCGGTCACATCCGACTTTACGGCCAGGAGGGCCAGTTCCTGTGCCACGCGCGCGGGTTCAACCTCGGCCACATCGTCCAACACACGGCGCAGTGCAGCAGTCAGGTTTGCTTTGACCTGCGGCGCACGGGCCTCGGCGGCTTGGGCGGCCGCTGCGATCAAACCGGCAATCTGGTCCAACTGATCGCGGATCACCGCCGCAAGGGCAGCCCCCTCGCGCGCGCGCATGTCAACGAAATCGGCGACCAGAGGGGCAATATCGTCAATCAACGCCTGCGCCAAAGCTGCGGCATCATCCTCGGGCTTGGCAGGGATCAATACGCCGCGCTGCGCCAGAACATCCGCCGCCGTTGGTTGGCCAAGCGTGACACCCATGGCAAAAGCACGTTCCTGCACCAAGTCCAGCGCTGTGAGCACTGCATCAAGATAGGCTTCATCCACGGCCAGTGCACCTGTCGCGTCCTCACGCTGCAATCGCAGGTTCACAGTGACATTCCCGCGCGACAGCGCCTTGCCTAATGCGGCGCGCAGTGCTGGTTCCAGCCCCTCAATCCCGTCAGGCAATCGCAACCGTATGTCCAGCCCCCGCGCATTGACCCCCCGCATTTCCCACGCCCATGAGGCCGTATCAGATGCGCCTGTCCGGCTTGCGAAGGCTGTCATAGAGTGTGTCATGGGATGCACCGATCTGTCTTTGTTTGCCTGCACCTAATGCCAATCGACATGATGGGGCAAGAGGCGCATTGCCAGAGACAGATTAACTAATTTACACTTTCTTAAATGATTTGAGTTCAGCATTTTGATACAAAAACTTTAACGCGATGTGAATGAGTGCTCCTGTGTTTGGAGAAGAAAGAGTGATAATGAGCAAAGATATTTATGACGATCTGATCGAACGCCGGCGCGGTGAGATGTCCGCGAAAAACGATCTGATCCTCAAAAACCTAGAGGAATACTGGCAAACCCTGCGGCACGCCCAACGGCTTCCGGCGCGCAATGATGTGGCCCCCAGCCGGATCGACGACGCCCTGCCCCATGCCTTTATCCTTCAGCGCGTCGCCCCCGGCACAGCGCGGTTCAGGGTCGCAGGCCAACGGCTTCATGATCTTCTGAAAATGGATGCGCGCGGTATGCCATTCAGCACGATTTTCCTTCCAGAGGCACGGGACTCGGTGCAGGCCTTGATGGAATCCGCGTTCAGCTCTCCTGCGATTGTCAGCATTCCACTGGTCTCACCGGCCACAATCCTGCGGCCTGCGTTGCGTGGAAAGGTCCTGCTGCTGCCATTGCGCGACAGCGACGACGATACCACACGCATGCTGGGTGCTTTGGTCACTGACCCGGACACTGCAAATCGCCCACGGCGTTTCGCAATCAACACAGCAGAGCGTATCCGGCATGAGCGCATCGGTTTGCGGCTCGCCCCGACACCGCTGTTTCCCACACCACCAACAGCAAGGCCGGACGCAACAGTACGCCCGGCCCTGAGACTGGTTGTCAATAACGGGTGATCAGCCCGCCTTGGCCTGTGCCATTGCGGTGCGGCGCGCAGACAATTCCTCGGCCACGAGGAATGCCAGCTCGAGCGACTGGGATGCGTTCAGGCGCGGATCGCAGGCGGTGTGGTAGCGGCTTGACAGATCTTCGTCTGTCACAGCGCGGACACCGCCGGTGCATTCGGTCACGTCTTTGCCGGTCATCTCGAAATGCACACCACCTGGCACGGTGCCTTCGGCGTTGTGGATCGCAAAGAATTCCTTCACTTCGCGTAAAACACTCTCAAACGGACGTGTCTTGTAACCGCTGGAGGATTTGATCGTGTTGCCGTGCATCGCGTCACAGGTCCAAACGACGTTGGCACCCTCTTCCTCGACGGCCTTGATCAGACGCGGCAGGTGCTCGCCCACCGACCCTGCGCCAAAGCGCGCGATCAGGGTCAAACGGCCCGCTTCGTTCTTGGGGTTCAGCGCGGCCATCAGCGCCTTGAGGTGTCCGGTCGTCATCGACGGGCCGCACTTGAGACCGATCGGGTTCAGCACGCCTTTGCAGAATTCGACATGGGCGCCGTCCGGCTGGCGTGTGCGGTCACCGATCCAGATCATGTGACCCGAGCCTGCCAGCCATTTGCCTGAGGTCGAATCCAGACGGCACAGCGCCTCTTCATATTCGAGCAACAATGCTTCGTGGCTGGTGTAGAAATCCACCGTCTGCAATTCATGGTTCGTCTCGGTCGTCAGACCGGCAGCTTCCATGAAGTCCAGCGTGTCGCTGATACGGGACGCCATATCGCTATACTTCTTCACTTCATTGCTGTCG encodes:
- the pstB gene encoding phosphate ABC transporter ATP-binding protein PstB, whose product is MQDSKISARGVQVYYGETHAIKDVSVEIADNTVTAFIGPSGCGKSTFLRCLNRMNDTIDIARVSGDILIDGEDIYDPRIDPVQLRAKVGMVFQKPNPFPKSIYDNVAYGPKIHGLARNKADLDVIVEKSLRKAALWEEAKDRLDKPGTGLSGGQQQRLCIARAIATAPEVLLMDEPCSALDPIATAQVEELIDELRQSYSVVIVTHSMQQAARVSQKTAFFHLGNLVEYDDTDKIFTNPQDPRTESYISGRIG
- the pstA gene encoding phosphate ABC transporter permease PstA, coding for MTDAATDMSGGKAAPAAHGSLLSESPLMKKRNAAEARFKMYGLLAIIVGLVFLIFLVVSILRSGLPAFTQTVVNVEFTLTQEQFDEAESKMLKTAAYTEFFVNDVTRTLQERGMDVDFDGDTIERVMGKVGGDLRTYYRENPDQIGQPVDFELSAASRVDRYLQGQLTRDMVVDGRFLEVADLDLVDALVDAGIIGSAFDWNFITGTDTGVDNPGGAGIGASVIGSFFMMMVVLLLSLPIGVAASIYLEEFAPKNRWTDLIEVNISNLAAVPSIVFGILGLAVFIQFAHLPQSAPLVGGLVLTLMTLPTIVISTRASLKSVPPSIRDAALGVGASKMQSVFHHVLPLAMPGILTGTIIGLAQALGETAPLLLIGMVGYVAREYPDGLVSGLLDPNSAMPAQIYTWAARSDEAFFEKAWGGIIILMIFLLTMNIIAIILRRKFERRW
- the pstC gene encoding phosphate ABC transporter permease subunit PstC, which encodes MANTLILLVISVLGVLGFFAGRARAMAAAEGDRRNLHSLPNYYGANTALNAVVPAAVALAVWLIVQPFIINNSVSGMIDQEAIAEGSSLGLIMSDVRRVAEGLDVAVARGAMTEQAASDMQTDFTDVRERLAEVGVALGSGVSAETLQAAQRYREMAWTGNWLKTIAVIAIALGGLVLTWRVITRDYRARNVVEKGILTVLILAASIAILTTVGIVLSLIFNTYEFFKLYPAADFFFGLNWSPSFSGRGQSSQLGILPLLWGTLYISFIALLVAVPIGLFAAIYLSEYASKSVRAVAKPMLEVLAGIPTIVYGLFALLTVGPLLVDVFGEGGMLGVNWMSGGTAVMTAGLVMGMMLIPFVSSLSDDIINAVPQAMRDGSLGLGATHSETVRQVIIPAALPGIVGAILLAASRAIGETMIVVLGAGAAARLSMNPFDAMTTVTAKIVSQLTGDSDFSSPVALVAFALGISLFVVTLGLNVFALYIVRKYREQYE
- a CDS encoding gamma carbonic anhydrase family protein; this encodes MSLYALGEIAPQIADDAWVAPGCHLIGDIVLEEKTSVWFGSTLRGDNERITVGAGTNVQENTVMHTDMGSPLIIGPGCTIGHKVMLHGCVIGENTLIGMGATILNGAVIGRNCLIGAGALITENKVIPDGSLVMGAPGKVVRELDAEAIAGLRLSALHYQENAARFRRDLKQLS
- a CDS encoding YicC/YloC family endoribonuclease, producing MTAFASRTGASDTASWAWEMRGVNARGLDIRLRLPDGIEGLEPALRAALGKALSRGNVTVNLRLQREDATGALAVDEAYLDAVLTALDLVQERAFAMGVTLGQPTAADVLAQRGVLIPAKPEDDAAALAQALIDDIAPLVADFVDMRAREGAALAAVIRDQLDQIAGLIAAAAQAAEARAPQVKANLTAALRRVLDDVAEVEPARVAQELALLAVKSDVTEEIDRLKAHVAAARALLDEPKPAGRKLDFLAQEFNREANTLCAKAQAAPLTAIGLDLKAVIDQMREQIQNVE
- a CDS encoding sensor histidine kinase, with amino-acid sequence MTLEQIVSIIQAFPMPVLVIGQDERVRASNATVDVILGPDLLGKHYITALRQPAVLAAIAETRRTGEGASVRYTGRSGSKDVIYKVSVAAAQRDIVLTFEDQTASEEAGQMRRDFVANVSHELRTPLTALLGFIETLNGAAKDDPVARTRFLDIMAHEANRMRRLVDDLMSLTRVEEDERVRPREKVELGALLASVIKGLEPQAAAAGVSVALALVAGEETVPGDAGQLVQVFTNLVENAIKYGATGKEVRVALMPRTMHQRLRAEAVQITVTDKGEGIAEHHLARLTERFYRVDNHRSREVGGTGLGLAIVKHIINRHRGRMTIESQLGEGTTVSVFLPTARLS
- the phoU gene encoding phosphate signaling complex protein PhoU; amino-acid sequence: MNDHISSAYDRDLEGITTLIMQMGGQVEEAILKAVKSLSDRDTELAEEVREGDKSIDALEIQINDEAARTIALRAPVSKDLRSVLTVLRLAASLERIGDYAKNIAKRTSVLVEMNSVNGSDAALRRMAREVEQMLKDTLDAYLRGDAELAEDVRQRDQEVDQMYNALFREFLTFMMEDPRNITPCMHLHFMAKNIERMGDLTTNMAEQVIYLVTGEMPEEARPKSDKTAYVTDPG
- a CDS encoding class II 3-deoxy-7-phosphoheptulonate synthase, coding for MTDWQKSDWRKKPRVQMPEYTDEAALNAVERRLASYPPLVFAGEARNLRAELAAVSRGEAFLLQGGDCAESFAEFGADGIRDTFKVMLQMAMVLTYGAKVPVVKVGRMAGQMAKPRSAPTETVDGVELPSYRGDIINGFDFTPESRIPDPERMLQAYLQAAATLNLLRAFSTGGFANVHEVHKWTLGFTDSNEVKKYSDMASRISDTLDFMEAAGLTTETNHELQTVDFYTSHEALLLEYEEALCRLDSTSGKWLAGSGHMIWIGDRTRQPDGAHVEFCKGVLNPIGLKCGPSMTTGHLKALMAALNPKNEAGRLTLIARFGAGSVGEHLPRLIKAVEEEGANVVWTCDAMHGNTIKSSSGYKTRPFESVLREVKEFFAIHNAEGTVPGGVHFEMTGKDVTECTGGVRAVTDEDLSSRYHTACDPRLNASQSLELAFLVAEELSARRTAMAQAKAG
- a CDS encoding substrate-binding domain-containing protein; protein product: MSLMKLTATTAAIALTATTSFARDNVQVAGSSTVLPYASIVAEAFGDNFDFPAPVVESGGSSAGLARFCEGVGENTIDIANASRAIRENEIAACAEAGVTDIIEVRIGYDGIVFASQIDGPAFTAFEPSDIFNALAPMVMVDGALVENPHTKWSDFNADLPDADILAFIPGTKHGTREVFEEQVIAAGCEATGAMEAMIAGGMSEDDAEDACLAVRTDGRSVDIDGDYTETLARIAANTNGIGVFGLAFYENNTDKLKVATMSGVEPTTETIAAGVYPVSRPLYFYIKAAHIGVIPGLQEFANFFISDEVAGPSGPLAAYGLVSDPELAATQQAVMNNVTMN
- the gmk gene encoding guanylate kinase, producing the protein MTRRGLLIILSSPSGAGKSTLAGRLRAWDDTLRFSVSATTRAPREGEENGKDYFFVSVPEFQAQVAAQEMLEHARVFGNYYGSPKAPVKAAIDSGRDVLFDIDWQGAQQISNSSLQEHVLSIFILPPSITELHRRLVSRGQDTPEVIEGRMQKSWDEISHWDGYDYVLVNDDLDKTEEQLKTIISAERLRRSQQPQLVDHVRTLQTEFGERS
- a CDS encoding PAS domain-containing protein yields the protein MSKDIYDDLIERRRGEMSAKNDLILKNLEEYWQTLRHAQRLPARNDVAPSRIDDALPHAFILQRVAPGTARFRVAGQRLHDLLKMDARGMPFSTIFLPEARDSVQALMESAFSSPAIVSIPLVSPATILRPALRGKVLLLPLRDSDDDTTRMLGALVTDPDTANRPRRFAINTAERIRHERIGLRLAPTPLFPTPPTARPDATVRPALRLVVNNG